TTTTTACGCAGTTCGTACGATAAGCGACGTCATGGAGTTTACAAAAATGCGAGACTTTCAAGGTATAATGACCGCGATAGATTTTGGGAAAGCCTTTGATTCGTTGAATTGGAATTTCCTTCTCAAATCGCTGGAATTCTTTGGCTTTGGTGAATCCGTTTTAGCGTGGATCAAAACGTTTTACAAAAATATAACAAGCTGTGTGACTAGCGATGGTTTTTCTACTCCCTCTTTTAATCTTAAGAGGGGTGTTCTCCAAGGTGATCCGCTCTCACCATCACTTTTCATAATAGTACTTGAATTATTGGCATTATCGATACGTAATCAAGATCAAATCAAAGCCATTGCAGTGGAcggaaatgaaatcaaattggTCATATTTGGACGAAAAAACGGATTTAAACCAAATTTGCACGGCGCAAATATGATGCAAAAATGTGTTTCCTTAAGAGCAAACCTGTAGCAAACATGGTAAAGGCCACATTTACAACCATATTTGGACATCCGTGTAAATATGGTAGCAAATGTGGCCTTTGGCATGTTTGCTTCAGGTTCGCTCTGGAGGAAACATATGTTTGCATCATATTCGCGATGACAAAATTTGATGTAAATCCATTTTTACATCATTTGTTAGGGGCAAGCTGTCGCATCGCATCGTTTTTGATACTTTTACTCTTTTTAGTACATACTCCGGATTGAAGACGGAAATTCTTTTACTCGGAAATATGAAAGTTAGTTGCTCAGAACTAGGCCATGTAAATGAAATAAGTAAAGTCAAAAACTTTAGCGGtgaatttttcctttaacCACTCATTGTTTTATAAACTAAATTTTGAATCAATCGAGAAATCACTGAGAGGATTGTTGAAGGGCTGGAGCTGGAgaggattttctttatttagaAAAATCAAGGTGATTAAATCTTTCGCCATACCAAAGATTTTCCATTGGGTTATTCTTATTTCAAACAGAAAAGagtttattaaaaaaataaatactttattataatttcttttgtttggatTGGAAATGACAAGGTAAAGCACACGGCTTTTATCAACCCAATTGATAAAAGGAGGCTTCAAAATACCCAATATCGAGTCTATGATCGCTGCCCAAAGAATAATTTGCATCAATAAGAGCTATTTGTTCACTGGTCCCGCCAGCTGGAAGTTTTTTTTAGGTTTATCTTAAAAAGGTAGGGGGGAAATTCCTGTTCCATTGAAATTTTGACTACACTAAATTATCGATAGCTCTTCCAGAATTTTATAAAGAATGCATTGTGACGTGGGCTCTTCTAAACGAACTGTAAGTTGTTAAAGCACAGTGAACTAAATTCTGGTACACAGAACAAGGCATTTAGTTAACAGTTTATTATACTGCTTGTAGAAACCCTTGAAAAATACACAGTCTggcttttgtttgattttagcAGATTTAAGGAAGAATCGCATAGTTAAAGCTAAACTCAtggtctgattggctatcgaagagggggtatttgtataggtaatagcatgatttgtagtgatatttggcataaataccacgagtgatatttcaaaactgttttacataatttcacgagccgttaggcgagtgaaatttgaggcaatcttgaaatatcacaagtggtatttatgccaaatatcacgtacaattgatgctattaattgtttatactacaacctgagaaattcagtcatccaacgccatgtgtttatttttgtcgagttgtttcgcttcgtaggcgagcaaattggttttgaagttcttgttttcggcccagctggtccagacattgagccaggtcgatgtacttttctcagtattttggttttccgaattttcttttagttcttgaatctcctgatttcaaaatctcgaaatctttccgccatttttgcgtaactcgtgcgacgaggTCATTTGGTGATTtggggttaccatagtaactgtaattttcacatgtaggtatttcaaattaagctgaaatacctctgttctcagccaatcaaatggcagaaatttctcaggtagtaatATAAAGCGTGGAATTGCACTTGTGCATGAAGTGATACTGCTGACGCAAGTCGCGagaaaaagttttaaaaaacgtTGACGCTATATTGAGCCATTTCTCGTTCGAGTTTACCATCGCTTCGCAATTTGTGCGATATCGGTTTTCGCGTGCAATTTAACGGGGAATTCCCTCGTCAGGTAATGAATTTTCCTATTGAATGCGTGCACGCTTTGCGGACCTGTCCCTTGATGGTCTTGTTGATGTTTATTCTGGGAAAAACCAGATTTTGTGAGCCCTCGAGAATGGGAACCCTCACTTAATCACTTGTTAAACTACATATTTAATTCACGTGATGCTTTTTACAGCCTTTACAGCCTATCACTTTTGCTTTTCGCCTTGGATGGAAAAGGGAAAAATCTACGACACCAGTGCAACTTGAGGGGCGTTCTCTATAAAGTAGGTCAACAATGTTTATCCTCTTCAATTAACATGATCAAAGTGTTGTTGGTCTTCAAGCGCATCCATCGGCGGTAGAAGGAAACAAACGTTCGTCGTTGACAAATCCCGTACGCTCATTGGCTACTGACAACATGCAGTTAGGTCTAACGTGCATAAATTAACATGTTAAGTCTCTGTCCCCTggtaatgataaaaataaactcaTCAGCGACAAGAATCTTTCAGTTATTgtaagatgatgatgatgatgatgatgatgatgatgataatactaATCGCTATATTTAATTTCCAATGGATTTAGCCGAGCACAGTAACTTTACTAATTaaggagactacaaatcaaactgaatcacagcaaatcaaatcaaatcaaatgttgatttttggtAAAAGgcgaaaaccggagtacccggcgaaaaacctctcagaacAGAGTACAtaaccaacaaactcagtcCCCATACGACGGCGGGTcaggaaatcgaacccgggccataTTAATActggtggaaggcgagtgtTGTCACCACTTCGCCACCCTGCTCTTGCAATCTTTGGTTGGAAAGGatgtaaaacaaaagagaagaaGCGCGGCCAGTTGTTCATAACCATAACTCTCCCTTGACCcgtcatttgcatttttctttttctttttttttttttcacttagaCTACAAATGCATCAATTATAATGACAGGCGTAAAATGACCAtcgtaaaaagagaacgaagctgacgtttcaagcccGAGTCGTCAGCTTCTTTGTGTTCTTGCGgtagaaatttgacccttgtaaactcgtttgatatcaagttttcgtgtttcacttcaCCACCGACGCGgaaccacagtttctttcccGTGAAACTTAACCCTGATCAATGGCCAATCGGATTGTGTGGACGACTTCAACGCCTGTGATTGGCTTGTAGCCAACAAAGTCGCACAAGTGATTGCTAAGACAATGCAaagaaacttgaacttgcTGGTTTTATTGTGTCAATTGTTGGACGTAATATCTACCGAATAAGCAGTTCTCCACCATTTAGAAATAACTGGAGTTCAGGGAGGCAAAttcattgatttgtttgttgttgttattgttgtattTCGTGAAACTTTGTTGTGCTTGCTATTTTGAATCGCAATACGGCGTTGTGCTCTGGAAGTGATCGTtgtgttttgcaaaaatatcgTTGTGCTCTGAAAATGATTGTTGTGTTTCGGAGGACACTCATTTGTGTTTTTAAAATACTGTAAGCAGCAACCGACACAACGTGGAGTTGACGTAAATTTTAGATGTGTTTTGCCTTTACGTGTCACTGTACCTTCTCACCGAAATGACATCGCACTTTTTACTGCGGTACTTACGCAAAGATTCTTTCACTCATCTAACTTTTGATTCTTTGCAAATTatcttttttgttcattatttttttttaggatcCAATTCAATTCAGAGGAGCAGTGGACGAAAGTTCGTGTTGACTAACTTGAAATGGGGACTGACCTGGGTCTCGTCCCAGTTCACCGACAAGTGATGACAGCAAGCTTGTCACGCAACAGCCATCAATCTCATCAAACACGATAATCAGCCTGACAGGAGCGATAAATATTGAATGATAAATGAGCGAGAATGGAGCGGGACTTTTGTACTACTCTGGCATCTGGGCGATATTCTAAGCAATAAACGGGCTAGATTCaggtcattaaaaaaaaaaacaaaaacaaaaacaaaaacaaaacttacgCTAATGAACGACGCATTTTTATGGCCCTGACGTTAGTTTCTAGCTTAAAATTTATTCTCCTCTACGTACGTCGCAATCAACTCTATTTTCATTGCCAAAAATGCGACCACAAGAAACATATGTGCATCCAACTAACATAATGCACACATTGCCACTACTGACTGAGTGTTGACCAATACATCGTTTGACTATCGAACGATTCTCGACCGAGACAAACCACAGTAAACTTAACATGACCCTTGTCATCATTGCGTCAGACAATCATATAAGACAGAAAAATGTTTGATTGTAAGGTAACTTTTAAAAAGGGTGTACTGGCTTTTAGCACAGAACAAAATGCgactttcaatattcagatgTGTCCATTCTAAGGTCGGCAATAGACCACATTATCTCGTTTGTACTTGACACAATGTCACAATAAGCCTCTTTCGACGGCGAGCGAAGATGTGAACCTTTAATTAAAAGTCACAGCTAAAAAACGAACCTTTGTCGTATAAATCCGAGTAACTGTACTGACAGAAACTGTGAACATGTTAGCAAGATGCCTTTCCAAAAGACCAAGTTTCAGCCGCAACAGTACATAAATAAATTCCTCTTTCAATCCGACATCGCGTTTTCGCCCTGGTGTTTCCTTCTCAGGATCATTCTGGTAGTAGGATTTCTGTCCCTTGTTCTTGTCCCGATACTTCATTTTTCCTGCATACAGAAGGAGGAGGGTATTGATGAAAAGGATGAAACACCGTATAGTGACGCAATTCCGGTATAAACTTTACAGACTCATTGCTTTTCAACACGTCTTGAACCACTTGCCTTCTTCATCTTTGAGTATTAGCGCCAGCTTTAACTTCTTGGCTGGAGGCTGGGCCGATTCATCCCCCTTTCCACTTTGGGAACCCTTCCATTGTAAGTTCCGTCTGGCATAGAACGTATCTGTGTTGCTCGTCCGCGTTTTCAAATAGGTTCGTGTAATCGTGGTCGCTGACCACACCGGTGTTCTTTGCTGTAGTCCTGGTTGCTGCTGATGAATGCATTTTACCGATATTACCTTTCTACACGTCTGCCACTTGCTTTTTCGCCGGTAGCTCCGTTGAATTACCTGCCAAATGTTGTGCTTGACGATCCCGCTTGTTTTCCTCTCTTTACGGGGATCACTCTTTGCTGCGGACTGCCTTTTCGGACCTAATATTCTCGGTACACCCCACAAAACCACTTTCTTTCTCGAAAGCCTCCTTTTAAGGTATTCTCTTCTAAAATGCTGCAAAAATATCCGAGGATCTGCAAGCTTCTTAAACTTTTCGTCCGCTCTTCGACAAAATGTTCTCCACTTCAGTTTTGCGTAGTTTCTGATCGGAAGGAAAGCGAAAGTGCGAGAGGTCAATGTACGGAATCAACGCAATTCTTCCACTATAATTAGATAGCAATTGCAGTGCGAAGTCATATTGCGGAAGTCGTACTCGATTATTCAGGACACTATATTGATCCGAATAAGTGAAGACAGAGCTGATGtataagtaataataattttgccGCTTGAAGTGAGCTTTCTACCAGCTGctaattgtttttcttctaaGGCGCGCAGTTTTTTCGTCAAAATTAAGTGAATTGGTACGTTCTTGGTCATAGGAAAAATATATACTGAGGGCGTGAATTGCTTCGCGCAGCCATTAG
The DNA window shown above is from Acropora palmata chromosome 7, jaAcrPala1.3, whole genome shotgun sequence and carries:
- the LOC141886282 gene encoding uncharacterized protein LOC141886282 — encoded protein: MIHFSWLRNFEFFILMYGYLQLKCQGAFIMTHGKCVCHGPNGTYNLQPLQRTDNKPRFQTTGRWHYEYFYNPCTSFLKTDEGEDAGCTFDVAVCYGGQSGGPYVKIGDQSSAECKTDSETGRPELVYKTANYAKLKWRTFCRRADEKFKKLADPRIFLQHFRREYLKRRLSRKKVVLWGVPRILGPKRQSAAKSDPRKERKTSGIVKHNIWQVIQRSYRRKSKWQTCRKVISVKCIHQQQPGLQQRTPVWSATTITRTYLKTRTSNTDTFYARRNLQWKGSQSGKGDESAQPPAKKLKLALILKDEEGKWFKTC